One uncultured Carboxylicivirga sp. genomic window, AGAAAAAATTGACCTTTATGAAACTTCCAGAAACGGAATTCTGGAAATAGTGAAGCTACTTTCTATAAAGTGTTCTGAAATTGAATTAATTGGTCAAAAGGAGTCTTCTATCAATAGTGATGCTTATCTATCTGCCAATTTATTAGACAAAAAAGTCTCAGGACTACCCATAAAATTCACTTACTCGGGTGGTTACATTATTAATGAAACCATTGAAAGTGATAGTAACGGCAAAGTTCCTATACCAACTTTAAAATATAACAAAAAGGATACAGAGTTATTAACAGTTGAAGTTGACTTTGTCAATCTGGCGAGAAAGGTTAGCAAAAACCTATTGGTTCGTCAGTTAATAGAAAATCAGAAAAAACAATCGTGCCTCATAGATATTCGATTTAAATAGAAAAAGGCTGTCAATTGACAGCCTTTTTCATTTATATCTTTGAATACTAATAAGCTTTTAAACTTAAATCGAGACTCTTAATATGATGGGTCAGTGCTCCAACTGAGATATAATCCACCCCACACTCTGCATAATCACGCAGTGTATCCATTGTTATACCACCTGAAGATTCTGTCTCGAAACGTCCTGCAATTAATTCAACAGCCTTTTTTGTATTCTCTATTGAAAAATTGTCTAACATAATCCGGTGTATACCACCAACGTGAAGTACTTCATTTAATTCTTCAAAATTACGTACTTCAACTTCAATCTTCAGATCTTTATTTTTTTCTTTAAGATAAAGCTGAACGGCTTCAACAGCTTGTTCAATACCTCCGGCAAAATCAATATGATTATCTTTTAGCATAACCATATCGTACAACCCCATCCGATGGTTAACACCACCTCCGATCCTGACAGCTTCTTTTTCTAAAATACGCATTCCCGGTGTGGTTTTACGGGTATCCAACACTCGGGTTTTTGTTCCTTCCAACCTCTTAACATATTCGTTTGTACGGGTTGCAATCCCACTCATTCGCTGCATTACATTTAAAACAATACGTTCCGCCTGTAAAAGCGACCAAACTTTACCTTCTGCATTCAATACGATATCTCCGGGCTGAATCAGGGATCCATCTTCAATTAGTTTTTCAATCTTAATCTCTGGATCAATTTTATGAAATATGCTAATTCCGATTTCAACTCCGGCAAGAATTCCCTCTTCCTTGGCAAGCAATTTCATTTTTCCACTTGCACCTTCTGGTATACACGAGCGCGACGAATGATCACCATCGCCAATATCCTCTTTAACAGCAAGATTTATAAAAGTTTCAATCAATTCATTATTCATCTTGTTTCTCAATTCTAAGTTGGTGAATCAATAATTTCGAATTCTGTACTTTAGTGAGAAATGTAAAACGAAAATGGTTATTTGATGAATCGTAATTACCTATGGCAAACGAAGCATTTTCTTTTTTGCCTTCATGAATTATATTGAAGTGATCAACCGGATATTCATTAAAGAAATCCTTCATTACCATTTCCGCCTGATTTTTACTATATACCCCTGTTTTAGATGGTAAAACAAGTTCAATATTTCCGTAAAAATTTTTGGATAATGATTCTGAATCGCCCTTTCTAATCGCATTAACCACATCCGTTGTAATAGCATTATTAGATTGTGCACTAACATCAGCCATTACCATGAGAGCTGTAACCGAAAGGATAAGATAAGTAAGAATCTTCATATTATGACATTTGGTTTGTGTTCTTACAATCAAAAATCACGCCTTTTCTAACTTTTTCCCAACTAAAATCAAAATTACCCAATTGTTTTTTACGAACACTCACTAACTTTAGCAACAAAAGTATTGAATTAGCATTATTAACCACCAATTTTATTGTATTATTTTACAAGTCGACGGCTAAAACTGCATACGTATGAAAATAGAATTAGTTATGATAGGTAAGACAGATGAAAAATATTTGATCCAGGGAATCGAAAAATACCTTCAAAGATTAAAGCATTACATTTCATTTAAGATGACCACCATACCTGATCTAAAGAATACAAAAAACCTTAGTGAGGACCAACAAAAAAAATTAGAAGGAGATCAGATATTATCACAACTTCTACCTGGTGATCAACTGATTCTACTTGATGAAAACGGGAAAGAATTTAATTCGGTTGGATTCGCCGATTTTATAGAGAAAAAAATGATTTCAGGATTAAAACGTTTAGTATTTGTTATTGGTGGTCCCTATGGTTTCTCAGACGAAGTATACAGTAAAGCAA contains:
- a CDS encoding DUF4783 domain-containing protein, with the protein product MKILTYLILSVTALMVMADVSAQSNNAITTDVVNAIRKGDSESLSKNFYGNIELVLPSKTGVYSKNQAEMVMKDFFNEYPVDHFNIIHEGKKENASFAIGNYDSSNNHFRFTFLTKVQNSKLLIHQLRIEKQDE
- the rlmH gene encoding 23S rRNA (pseudouridine(1915)-N(3))-methyltransferase RlmH, whose protein sequence is MKIELVMIGKTDEKYLIQGIEKYLQRLKHYISFKMTTIPDLKNTKNLSEDQQKKLEGDQILSQLLPGDQLILLDENGKEFNSVGFADFIEKKMISGLKRLVFVIGGPYGFSDEVYSKANQKISLSQMTFSHQMVRLFFTEQVYRAMTILKNEPYHHQ
- the nadC gene encoding carboxylating nicotinate-nucleotide diphosphorylase is translated as MNNELIETFINLAVKEDIGDGDHSSRSCIPEGASGKMKLLAKEEGILAGVEIGISIFHKIDPEIKIEKLIEDGSLIQPGDIVLNAEGKVWSLLQAERIVLNVMQRMSGIATRTNEYVKRLEGTKTRVLDTRKTTPGMRILEKEAVRIGGGVNHRMGLYDMVMLKDNHIDFAGGIEQAVEAVQLYLKEKNKDLKIEVEVRNFEELNEVLHVGGIHRIMLDNFSIENTKKAVELIAGRFETESSGGITMDTLRDYAECGVDYISVGALTHHIKSLDLSLKAY